tgagttgaagcaactcttagttggtgtgacgtcatctaagggaattaattgcacggagtcctgctgggattcaagaggtatAAGGAGCGCAAATATAAAGTGGGATACCTGAAtaggtgggataccttttagggctcaactacattccaatataaagttaattggtagtaggctagtgtctgtagcggcttaatacagattggtgttcaatctgaactaggtcccgaggtttttctgcatttgcggtttcctcgttagcaaaacttctggtgtctgtattatttttttttttcgcattatattgtttatctttataattgaagtatcacaagTTGTGTGTTGATGAATCATAGTGGAGACATCCAACCTAGtttattggatacgacttgattgattcttggacattggtctttggaaccgtccaagttatctctttgtgattaggttcacagattcagTTCTGTAAACGTTTTAatcacaagatatatatatatatatatatatatatatatatatatatatatatatatatatatatatatatatatatatatataactctaagatattattccttgattgagtttaactgtcggagttgtgttgagtttttccatacaaattgtctaagaaaaaagtggtggcgtattttggtacccctgcgttctcagagtattcatatggagataTTGGTAAGAGTATCGTGTTTGAGGATAAGATCATCTTTGGTGGCACTgtattagattattggtgttgagttGAAGGCATCCATGGTGATCTAtgtcagggtgtgcagagaagatcgtctAATTGTGGTAGATCTCGTACGGGTGAAGACACTACTTTGGATTTATAAGGTGTTTGTGAGAGTTCTTGTATTTAGTCACGTTGTGGCGATTCAATGTATTAATTTAGTCAATCATATGTGTAATTCTCAgttggtgattctataatgaataaagaggtcgtagccgtttggtaGATGTAACAATATACacatattgtgtatattgttgaaccacgttaaatctgtgtGGATGGATCTGAACCTCacttttaccttttttttttttaatggcttGCATCTGTGTGGTTCTCTATCTTTTTTTCTTATCTTAGATCTTagtgaggttcatggagcaaaccgagagatcaagtgtttcttgttagctagtTTATTTTTGAAAGATTAATTAGCATGtgtagatggctctgaaccccgACAATAAGTACAAAACTGAGCAAATCTGAttataaaagataaacaatataatgaggaaaagaaaaaacataagacaacaaattttttgttaacgaggaaaccgtaatagCAATAAAATCCCGGCACCTcttccagatttaaacaccacactgtattaagccgctacaaacattaGCCAACTATCAGACTTCGaaatgaaatgtagttgagaccgaacccaccctccaagcgattcagttacagtagTGCTCCTTACATTTCTTGAACCTCGGAAGgttctacgcacttaattcccttagttgacgtcctttacatcctaagagttgcttcagccgaagtgaagacttttgataccaatctgcctctaacagataagcctatttaatttccgtttagatcaaagatcaaggtgtgaaaatttgtttgcaatagacaaagctagcaaacctcacaaatctgtgtcttacgactcccgaagagaaacctagattcttaaccgccactcaagaacaatcttcaaaagatcaactaagatcagtttttatatctatcttgaggattAATCACAAAGTCTGAAACAAATAGAAccttgcgatttctatctatgttGCCTGAAAGAGACTACGAGAACTACTATTACAGAAAGCAAGATCATGATACACGGACTATCAGGGTAAAGATAGTCGTACTTAGCTTCATGAATCCCCAAAGAaaagtctttttagtcgtagacctaattatgtttctcagaggaaacctagatcaatagaggacgactctataatcaactaggacataaagtgtcagggattgaattttccCACTTGAAAGagtatctctatttatagtttttccaaGACCATGGatttcttagaattcaagctaagattgagaatcaaaaaaaaatattcttgaaaaatacaatagaagaatatacacttagGTATGGTtacagaaccgtgtataatgaccgttcggtttggcaagttagccaaagaactaaaagcaaTTTGATATTTATTCGAACAGTAAAgattttaatcatgatgcacacacataagtgtttaattgatcaatgaagtcttgtaaatgtttaagagagttctagtgATGCTAAATATATTacgaaaataagtctttgagcatatactaaaatataaacagggacagttggtacaacggttcgccAACCGtggggcttgttcacgagtcatgaTGCTATGGTTTGTGaatcgggttcgccaaccctacaagaCTGCCGAACTCATTTGAAAATGGttcatgaaccgggttcgccaactgctagcctattATTCCAACTTTGAAAACTCAGTTTACCACGGTTtgccaaccgggttcgtgaactattcccaactgaacttgcggtttgcgaactggtttgctaaccttcctgtatttctgaaactcagatataTTGTTTGCAAACTGATTTGCCAACCTATcctgagtagaaatatcagtaagttcaatattgctctcttatgatgtttgacaCATCCCCAAATGATAAAATCCTTTGCATGGGTAATTtttaattgatccacaaattaattcatataacaaatattgttaaggacatttgaacatctttgcttagaatcatatttcgagattttttacaagacaaacttgactcgaaacttcttctttttgtaagtatactagaagtcatacgacatagatCTCAACAGATAGAATGGTGAGAtatagtaaaataaaatggttcagtcttcacatgttctccaaatgtcttcgtagatcttcatcttcaagggTGATGTGTGATACTTAACtataaattctaacctagtccgagacttgacttagtagactagaaatcaagatatagttttgatcatttaacattgaaaacaagcttgagatatcaaaacttgtgggttcaactgagcaatgctataacaagtGCATGGGCAACATTTAAGTGATGTGTTAGACATCTAGTGCGTTCCGTAAAATACATATAACTGAAAATGGTTACCTGAAATGCTAAGAAATCAATTattttcaaaagcacaaaggaaagtTCGAAGATTCCAAGAAGTTCTGCCAAAGGCAGCAAAACTCAGTAATGTTATTTTGACATCAATATTAATCGGAAAATAAGTTAAAGATTAAATTACCGATGACACAAATCttagaaaaaatattttcggAAACTGACATCACTTGTGGGATAAAGCTATAATTTACTTGAAAGAAATAAACTTCACCGAAGCATTTCCAACAAGTATGATTACTTAAAAATCAAGCTAATTAATATGTTTGGTAATAGCATAAATTGAGAATCAAACGGTCCCCGGAGTTACTTAGTTAACAAGAATGTTACTTTAATAGTATCTGACATTGTTTAAATGCTAAGCTAGCTTATATGATTTTTGCACCATAAGTAGAGATCTTTTGAGAAAGAGAAAACTTACACGAGGTATTAGATCAATCTTCCTGCCTATTTCAAAAGTAAGGTAAGCTAAAGTATTTTAAGAAGGAAAATAATGTGTGGTCTACTTAAGAGACTGTAGTTGTTTACGCCTGAGTAAATAAGAACCATATTCCGGAAACCTAATGCGAATAGTTGAAGGGTCGGTTATCAAGATTCAAAGTATTAATTTAAAACTTTGTTACATCATTAAAACTTGGTTGATTCACTTAGTTTACACCTTCTGTAAGATTAGAATTAAATGTACATACATACCTAATCAATAAATATCTTCTTCCATGTAAAAACTGAGGTTTCCGTATcttaaataaaaaatttataattTTAAGTATAGAGCATAAGAAACTTAGTTTTACGTGCACAGTGAAACCCACAAAACATAGTAGAAATTATTTTAGAGATTTTACATCATCTTGATTAAGTGTAGGGAAGTACCTTAGTCATCATGTTGGTAGGTTAGAGATAGTCTTCTCGATATATGAGGAACAACTTACATAGATTAACGAGGTTAGTAATAAGGGAATTCATCCGTGTAGATCAAACAATTGTGAGCCCCGGAGCACATGTACCAGTGTAATTGGTTGGTCGATTGGTCTGACTCGCTTTCACATAAGAGGGGGGAGTTTGATACAAGGTCCCGGGAGTAGTCGGCTGcgattgtttcttcttcttcgttccaAAATTCTAATGTTAGTATTATTTTCTTGCATTGTAACTTCAATTTATAATTTTAAAGTAGTAGTCAAGTAGATAATTTATTTGTCTATTTTGTGACATTATCTTTTTTCGTAAGATGATTTGAAAATATCATAGTACAATAGCCCCGTATATCTACTTTAGACCAAAAATTGGTGGCATACTAGGTACCCGCACCTTTTCAATATATTTTGTCCACATTGGACATAAGAAATATTTtctcttatatttattttttgggGCGATGTTTTTCTTAAAGACGTCCGAACTCAATGTCAAGTTTCCAAAAAAGGGGCTGATCTAAGACATCTGGTTAACCAAGTCCCTTCTTTTTGACTCAGTCAAATAACTACTTCATTTTAAGTCAATGTAAAAAAAAGGATTCTTTTTGACCGAATCCTCTTTTTGACTCAGTCATTGACATCTGGTTCAAAAAAAGGGATTCTTTTGAGTGGGCAATATTGGAGGAGACTGGTCTTAAATGTGCTGCATCTTTTGTAGGCAAGGAAATGAACTCTTATCTGGGTGGTTTCCAGTTTGGAGTGGGGGTTAAGTGCGGTGGAGAAGCGATTCTTCATGCTGTTAATCGCGTGCTTGAAGAGAAAGGGACCAAAATACGTTATCCATGTAGCTGGTTTATGCGTTTAATCTCATAGATAGAACATCCATGATCTCAGAGGTACGTAGGTTATTTTCATCGATATCTCATTGGGTTGAGTTTTGTAACGCTTCACTGGCACGATTATATTACATGGATCATGTACTTTCTTCAGCTCAGGGGTGCAACAAGGTGATCCTTTAGGGCCACTTTGTTTTCCCTCACTCTCCATCCGCTAGTCTTGAGTATTTCAGAAAGGTGTGATTTAGAACTGCAGgcatggtaccttgatgatggtacggTGATTGGGGACACTATTATGGTTGCAAAAGCACTGAAGATCATACATGAGGAAGGTGTTGCGAGGGGGTTGTTTTTAACATCAAGAAGACTGAATTGTTTTGGCCTTCTCCAGATCCCAGAGCAGCCATTGCAGGTATGTTTCCGTCGGATATTAGTAGGCCAGAGAAAGGGGTTAAGTTGTTAGGACCCCTGTTAGTCTTGATGCTCAATTCAACGCGGATATGGTTGTAAAAAGTGCATAAAACAGTGGAGCTTATCGATGCAGTGGAAAAACTTGAAGATCCATAGTGTGAGCTTCTTTTGTTTAGAAATGTGCTGGTGTTTCTCACTTATATTTTGCCTTACGCACTACCTTTCCAGACTGCATATTTGCAGTCAAGACTTGTTTGACTCTCGTCTCTACAAGTTCCTACGGCATGTAATCACTGGAGATGGTCCAGGATTTGGCCCTTTGCAAATGCGGTTTTCCACGTTGCCTCTCAGACTGGTGGTTCGGGCGTTTATTTGATGCAAGACACTATGCAATATTGTTATTTGGCGTCGTGTCTGCAAACATTAGAACCGCATCTGTTATCTTGAGGCGTACTGGTATCAATGGTTTTAGCTCCCATATTGAGCGAGCTGCATCGTCTTTCAAATCTCTTTGTAGTCCCGGTTCTCCTATATGCATCGATAGAACTGCCACTCATTTATGTCAACTCTGGCAACTGTCTATTTCGATGCAGTAAAGAAGAACTTGACTTCCATTACAAGTTGTCTGAACGTGATTCATTGCTATGCAGAGTAACCAAATGAAGCATGCCCTGGATTTCTTTTGGCTATTCCTATTGCTGGTTTAAATCAGCATATTAGTGCGAGGCAATTCAGTGTGGTACTACGTTATAGACTTGGTATCCCCTTGTTTGAATCAGGAAGCTTGTGCCCCTTCTGCAAGAAGGAGATGGATGTTTTTGGCGACCATGCAGTGCATTGTACGAACGAAGTGGGGTTAAAATTTCGACATGACTTGGTGCGTGACACGATTGCAGACATATGTTACCGGGCTGGAGTGTCTGCACGAAAAGAGGTCGACCTGGGTCTTTTGCGAACAATAGTACTTCTCTCTCAGACCTGCTGATGTTCTAGTTCTAAATTGAGATAATAGTCGGGATGTTTGCTTCGATGTGACATTGTTTCACCCTTTGCTGGGAGTAATGGTCGTACTTTGGAGGTGGGTTAGGCTATCAAGCTGCTGTCAGTCGTAAAAATACCAAGTATTTGGAAAAATGCACATCTCAAGGCTACGGGTTTTGTGCTTTAACCTTTACTACTCTTGTGAGCTTGGGTGATGGAACGATAGACTTTATTAAACGTCTGTGCAATTACATGGCCAGCCATGATGCTAATGTGCGGGTAGGAGATTTCTTTTTATAGATTAAGTGTGGTCgttcaaaaaggagttggagcccaacttgttgctcggctacACTCTGATGAGAATTCTTTCGAAGaatattaataaaagaaaaaaaaaaaaaaaaaaatctttttaattgGTTTCATGGTTTAGTTAATCAccttttctttttggttcattTATCTTAGTTTGCTCTTGCATTTTTGAATCCATTGATTTTCACACTAATCATCTGATTATGTCTTCTCATACGTTCCTGCTGTGTTAACCATACAAACAAAACAAGCTTACAAATGATTCGATTAGGAATAAAATCAGAAAGCCCTGAAGAACCAAAAGACTGCAACAAATATCCAGAGATGAAAATGAGTAATGTTCCCAAGAACCCGAAGAAAAAGAACCCTGAATTTTTGGTATACATCAGGTATGATTCGGTTAGGTGCCCATTCTGTAAGTTTTGGGCACCTATCGCAACCTCTTATAAAAAATCTTATACATTAAACATATGGCATTCACAAAACATCTCAAATTGATAAATGGAGAGATGCATTCATAAAAATTTACCAAAAAAGCTGCTgatattgaaaaaaaattgatcaaaaaATGTAAATGAAAATTCTAACTATTTATGACTGTATAGAAGCCGTACTTGTACTGATGCCATTGTTGGAGAGCTCCGGTATTGTTGAATCTTTTTGCTGTTGGGTAACATCTGGTTCTTTATCCGAAAACACTTCAGATTTTAAACTAGGAACTAGATTGTCTACGATGGGCCATGTCAATTCCCAATGTAGGATCAGAACCAGGATTGATTTTGGGGTTCAAGAGAATTCCACTTGTTTTCATAACAAGCAAGGAATTCTTGAGAAGCTCAGGAACAAGTTCACGTAGTTTTTCGTTCTTTTTACCTCTTATCTTGATTGTGGCGTAAATTTCCATGCGGCCGAGGATTCCCACCCATAGCTTCGGAAAGCTGGATAATGAAGAGAGATCCATTATTTGCTGCAAGAACACCTTTGACGATAATTTCAGAGCATGCAAAAGTGTGATTTCCATATTACGGTAATCCCTCGATGATTTTCCCTGCACAATCTCAGGAAATCATCAAGCATTTGAAATAGTATCAAATCAAAGAAATTCAACCATAACTCTGGCAGCAGTGAAAATCCCTCATCATTATTGTACATCTCTGCAATGACAAAATTGCGTGATTTCGAACTTCTTCCCTCTGATCCAAGCAAACCTTCTTTAGTCCCTTCACTAACGCAAGCCAAACCTCTGATGCTTCCTGAGGAGATAGTTTCCATCGAGTGAGATACGTGAAAGACCCTGCCATTAGATCTAATGCATGAATCGATCTCTCTGCGGACCCAACCCGTGATTCTGCAAACTGCCTACATGCATCCACGCAAAGACTATAGTTTACCGCTGAAAGATGAGATCCATCAGTCATGATAAAAGCCAGTGTTTCGAAACCCACTTCGGAGGCTTCAGGATGTCGAGCGGTGATTGAGAGCAAGGAAGCAATTGTCCGCCATCCCATCTGAGATTTGATACAACCTGCATTTGTTTTCACAAGATCAGCAATTTCCTGTGTTATTTGCTCACAGTATGCATCGGCTACACGAGCATCAAGTTTAGGATAACTTGCAAAGATTTCAGGAGCTCATCAGCAAGGTTTTCTTTATAGGGGAGCAAACGCTGACAGATGTGAAGTAACCCGAAGACGCCTTTTCAACGAAGCACTAGGCATTACAGCAGATTGAACAATGCCAGCTATATGTTCGTAAACACCTGGCCAAAGAAGAACAATTCTGTCTCGATTGTAAAGTGTGATTGTGGTAAGTAATTCCAGGCAGAAAATCGAGGTATCTTCATCTTCAGATGAACCATTTTTCCTTTCTGGGATGGACCTGAAACCCAGATTAGGGCTTGCACGAGCTGCAATAGAGAATCAGATTGCAAGAACATGCTATCTGTGAAAATGGTACTAACTTGGCATTTCTCAATTGTTTGATGAGCGCGTCGTTGAGCTTCTAATTCTTCTTCGGTCGGTTCTAAGCTTTGCTGTTCTGTATCAAGAGATAATAATTGACTAAACCTGCCCATGAACCCCGATGACCTCTGAGGAGCAAGAGTCTTCACAGGCACATAAGCTGTAGACTGCGCTATTGGTTTTCAGAAACAGGATCTGAAGATTGTTCATTACTGGCCGCAACAGATGGAAGTAAACCTATTCTGTGCAAACTTAAAATGCAATCTAAGATGTTTCTCCCAGCCAGCACGATATAATCACCATACTTATTTGCTATGGTGAAAACTGTAACTGTTGCCATCATAGCTTTGGTGTCGTCGGCAAACGCTAAAATGGGATCATCCATTTGAGAAATATCAAGAAGAGTTGTGAATTTGCAAAGggaaataacaagatcatccaGTATGTTCACTGAATGACTGCAAGATGCTATCTGGGCCATGGCCAGGCAACCGTCTATACATGTCTGGTAAATATCTTCATTTTCTGCATTATCAAATACCACACAAATAGCGGCAAGTGTAGGACCCGATAACACAGAGAACATGTCACGGTCAAGAAAGGGTTTGGAGTCGCAAGTAATAAATGGAGGCGCAGTCTTTGATTTGTGCATCAAGTTGACCCGGTGGCTTGGCGTCACAACCTCGGCACCCTGCTCCGGAGACATCTTAATCTCGTTCTTGCAGATTGAGTGGTAAAGCTCCAATAGGAACTCACGAGGGAGGTCATCCCCACCATTTATTCGCCGATTGTTCCGCACAAAATCTTCTACTGTCATTTTTTTCTTAACTCGCACGTTGTGCTGGTCCGTATTTAACAGGATAATAGAATAAGATAACACAAGTGCAGCGTCCTTGTTAGCTAAAATCTGTGGTGACTGTTCATAGAATCTCTCCGAAAATGCCTCCAGTACTCTCTGTATCTTTTGGGATTCTCCTGGAAGCCTAAATGATTCTAAGAATAAACGCAAAGCTATATCCAAATTCATGTCTTGGAAATTAAAACTTCGAGCAAATTCCTGAAGCACCTGAACCCAGAATTCTTCATGACTTCCCAGAAAATCACCCACAATATTTTTATCCAACCCTAAGGTATACCTAAAGAACAAAGCTACGCTCTGGGGATCAAGTTCAGTAGGCAAGAGATGTGTTCTTTGCAAAAACTCTAGACCTTTCTTTGGATCCCTGTTGAAGTGATCAACACCCATCATCAAAGTTTTCTTAATTTGCTTCCTATGACGAACAAATCCAACCCAACTGTCTGGATCAGCATAATTCTTGCACTTCTCATTCCAAAATGGAGTATACTGTTCGAGAACTAACAACGATTTATCAGAAAATGATGGTGAATTACCAATTCTTTCAGAGAATCCCTCAACAACGGCAACCAAACCTTCCAAAGCGAGAACGTGCATCGAAGACAATGGAGAGTTAACTGGAAAAGCACTCTTTGACAGAAGGTTACTAACATCTTCAAACAGGTTGCAGCAAGATATGTCACAATCGAAGTTAGCGTACAGTTCTGCCATGAATGTCTTCTGCCTGCAGAGGTCAACAAGAGCCTCCATTAGAACCTCCTGCTGTTGATATGAAGAGTCCCCATGCTTGCTCTGTGCAAGTCTTTGAATTACAGATGACAAGAACGCTTCTAACTGTAATTTTAGCTCTTTTCGCAAATGGAGATATAAGTTTAGGATTATGTTACAGACCATAGAGAGAATCAGGGGACTCATAGACAGGCCAAACTGCATTAGATTTGGGAACAGCTCCTCCTTAATTAAAATCAATAACTTAGGATGCTGGCTTATAAAGGATCCCCCTAATTCAATAGACGAATTTATCAATCCCAAGGCAAAAAGTGGCACATCCTCATCAAATTCTGTCCAGTTCAATCTTGGGCTCATACCAATTTGGTCTCCAACGTTCAAGAGGGAACACAAAAATTGGAAAACCTCCAACACACAAGCGACTCCATACAGTTCGTTCATAGGATTTGGAACTGCATCGACTGCTACCTCACTGTGACCAGTACCAACCACAGAATCATCTACCAAGCTTCTTAGAGAACCCACAGAGACAGAAGCATTCTCGGAACTACCATTACTTCTATCTAACTGTTTATCTTCAGATGTGTACTCCTTTTGAAGCACACTCACCTGCATCAAATAGAGGTATTCGACTTGAATATATAATCAATCAGAAGAATTTCTGGGAGCAATGAAATATCTCAATACACGATGAGTTTTAGAAATGCAATATGATTGAAAAAGGAGCAATGAAATATGACTCCTGAGGGAACTTATAAAATATATAATAGTTTTAATGATACGGTGGAGTAGATGTAACCATTCAAATATCTAATGTTAAAGATTTTGATCTGGGCAGCAGCATAACAACATCATGCAGACAACTATTTTAAAATTGCCCATGAAGTAATACTGCCACAAGATAAATTAGTGGCTAGATGTCAATACCTCTGTCTCTCCAGGAGGCCCATTTCCATGCGTTGATGGTTTTCCTGTGTGATTAAAATGTTGTAGATGCAAAAATATACACCTTACAAGCTCATTCATCGTGTGGCGAGCTATACGCTGCAGTAACTCGCCTTTTGTGCCTGCTTGATGAACTATTCGAAAACAAGTATTCACGATAGTGCAGACATGCTGGTTGTTCAATAAAAATGATGCTTTACTCTTCATGCACGCCAAAAGAACTTGAAGTATCTTCATAAGCACAACCTCTTCGGATGCAGAATCGGTGACCTCAAATCTGCAACTTGTTACAGCGTCAACTACCAAATGCATTGCATCTTTGACATTCACAGTGGTTGGATCAAGTATGCCAAGAGACAAAATTTTATAAACAGAAGACAATGCAACTCCTGTTATTGGTGCTCCAATCTCATCTGATCTAATCACATCCAAGAATGGCTGGAGGTAAATGGATGGATCAACTGCATTCCACTGTCGATTCCAGGAAAAGAGTTTTTTCCGTAATGACTTCAATGATTGGATCAGAGAATGCTCTAGTTGATCCTCCTCAGACATATAACGGCCTCCCCAACGTACGTTTCTCCTCACAACAGCCAAAAGTGCACCAATTTCTGAATTTATCATACATGCAAAAGCAGTACTGCTTGGTATATACTGCCCAGGCTCGCCGTGCCCATTTTCCTCAATTCCAGCATGCATCTTTAAGCTCCCCATAGTCATTCTTACTAACTACTCTAATTCAGATTCCCCCCGACACAGAAAGGTATTAGAGATCAACTGGTACACGTCATCTATGTCCATGGAAAGGGAACATGTAACCTAATTTACATACAAAGGTACAACTATAAACCACAATACCCGAAAAGTTCATGCATACAAGTTGATTAGAATATAACCTTAAATGATGTCCATAACGCAAAAGAGATAGCGTTGAAGAGCTTACCTCAACATTTATGCCGCCTTACTATCACTCTAAAACGAGCGAGAAAAATAACTCAAAAGTCATGTGCATCTAGTAGTCCAATTGCCCCAGCTAGTACACCTATATATACCTAAACCACATTGAACAAACTACAGCGTCAAATAAAGTTTATAGTATCATATCCACAAACAAGTAGGTACTACAAAATGCGTAATTTCGAAACAATAGAAGGTTCAACAATCTCAATTATCAATATGGTCAATTTCCCATCACATCCtaacacataaaagaaagtcaTTAACTGTGTTGATATAATAAGATCCACTACTCAACTGAGATGATTTAGTAAGTTCTCTAATTGTATTTGGTCAATTGTGAAATTCAACATTATCCTAAATCTAGTTTCGCAGCAGAACATGATTATTCATTGAAACAGGAAATTGAAAATTTTCGCACAGATCttataaatttaagtttttctagGTAAACAACAAGTTAAGTGATGCTGATTTGGAGTAAAAATGAGGAATGAGTAGTAGATCTTCGATAATAATAAATCTAAGATCTCGAATTTTAGAGAGCTTAATGAATTTACCTTTGCTGAAGATCAAATACAGGGAGGGATTGCGTTTAGAGATAGGGAGAGAGACTTTTAGAGAGAGGAAGTCAGAGATCGGCCGCGCAGAAGAGACTGCAAATCAAAACTCTCTCAACGGccaaaaactgaaaaagaaaagtcAGGAGGAAGCAGAGACAATTAGAGACGATCGTCTTTGTTTGTCATTTTTACCTGAATTTGAGGGTAAAATTGGAATAAgactaaggaaaaagaaaaagaaaaagaaaagaaagctcCCTGTTCCAGTGCTGCACGGACTTACTTCTCATATTCTTCCTTTCCACGTGGGTTTTAGTGGGAGGCAAATCCACGGTCAAACTTCTCTAATAACTCAACTCTAGAAGCACGTAT
The nucleotide sequence above comes from Papaver somniferum cultivar HN1 chromosome 8, ASM357369v1, whole genome shotgun sequence. Encoded proteins:
- the LOC113301814 gene encoding ARF guanine-nucleotide exchange factor GNOM-like, which codes for MTMGSLKMHAGIEENGHGEPGQYIPSSTAFACMINSEIGALLAVVRRNVRWGGRYMSEEDQLEHSLIQSLKSLRKKLFSWNRQWNAVDPSIYLQPFLDVIRSDEIGAPITGVALSSVYKILSLGILDPTTVNVKDAMHLVVDAVTSCRFEVTDSASEEVVLMKILQVLLACMKSKASFLLNNQHVCTIVNTCFRIVHQAGTKGELLQRIARHTMNELVRCIFLHLQHFNHTGKPSTHGNGPPGETEVSVLQKEYTSEDKQLDRSNGSSENASVSVGSLRSLVDDSVVGTGHSEVAVDAVPNPMNELYGVACVLEVFQFLCSLLNVGDQIGMSPRLNWTEFDEDVPLFALGLINSSIELGGSFISQHPKLLILIKEELFPNLMQFGLSMSPLILSMVCNIILNLYLHLRKELKLQLEAFLSSVIQRLAQSKHGDSSYQQQEVLMEALVDLCRQKTFMAELYANFDCDISCCNLFEDVSNLLSKSAFPVNSPLSSMHVLALEGLVAVVEGFSERIGNSPSFSDKSLLVLEQYTPFWNEKCKNYADPDSWVGFVRHRKQIKKTLMMGVDHFNRDPKKGLEFLQRTHLLPTELDPQSVALFFRYTLGLDKNIVGDFLGSHEEFWVQVLQEFARSFNFQDMNLDIALRLFLESFRLPGESQKIQRVLEAFSERFYEQSPQILANKDAALVLSYSIILLNTDQHNVRVKKKMTVEDFVRNNRRINGGDDLPREFLLELYHSICKNEIKMSPEQGAEVVTPSHRVNLMHKSKTAPPFITCDSKPFLDRDMFSVLSGPTLAAICVVFDNAENEDIYQTCIDGCLAMAQIASCSHSVNILDDLVISLCKFTTLLDISQMDDPILAFADDTKAMMATVTVFTIANKYGDYIVLAGRNILDCILSLHRIGLLPSVAASNEQSSDPVSENQ